One Natronorubrum halophilum genomic window, GCGCATATTTCGCTCTTGTCGATACGAAACAATCAATGTCTCGAATCCGGAATGAACGCGTGAAGAACGGATGATCGACTCCCTGATCGACGCCAGTTTCTCGTTCCTGCTCGCGTTCGGCTTACCGGCGGTGTTCGTGGTCTTCGTCTTCAAGGGTGCGATCGTCGGTAAACCCCTGCCGACCTCGGTCTTTCTCCCCGGGTACATCTTTGCGATATCGGCCTCGCGCCGAACGATCGCGCTCGTCGTCCTGGTCGCCTCGCTCGGCTACACCTGCGGGCAGGTGCTCGTCTACGCGATCGCCGCCCGCTGGGGGATTGAGGGGGTCCGATCGCTGCCAGGCGTAACGATCTCCGACGAGCAGGTGGCGCGATCGAACCGGCTGTTCCGGCGGTACAGCGGGGCCGGAATCTTCGTCACCAACTTGGTGCCGTACGTCGGGAGTTTCATCCTCATTCCGGCGGGGATCGCCTCCTATCCGCTCGGCCGAGCGACGGTGTACGCGTTCGTGTCGACGGTGCTGAACTACGTGCTCATCGTCTGGATCGTCGTCGGGTCCGTCCAGTTCGTCGCCGGGCTCTGATCGGCGGCGCAGCGAGTGTTGCCGGTTGCGCGTCTCGCGGGCGAAAAATCGAGCCGGTCGGATTACGAGGTCACTTCCGCCGATTTCGCCTCGAGTTCCTCGAGCACCTCCTCTGCGTGTCCCTCCGGCGAGACGCCCTCGTACACGGCCTCGATACGACCGTCGGGGCCGACGAGGTAGGTGTTTCTGAAGACGCCGTCGAAGGTGTTTCCGAACATCTGCTTTTCGCCGTAGGAGTCGTACAGCGTCGCGACCTCGCCGAGTTCGTCCGAGAGCAGGTCGAACTCGAGGTCGTACTCTTCGGCGAAAGAATCGATGTCGTCGACCGGATCGTCGCTGATACCGACGACGGAAGCGTCGTAGTCGGCGAAGCGCGATTGCGAATCGTTGAACTCGCAGGCTTCGGTGGTGCACCCGTCGGTGTTCGCACGCGGGTAAAAGTACAGGACGAGTCGCTCGCCCTCGAAATCGGATCGGCGGACGATATCGCCGTGCTGGTTTGGCAGTTCGAACTCGGGTGCTTCGTCGCCGACGTCGAGCATGGCCGTGTGTTAGCGACGGTCGATGTATGTGTTGTGATTCCGCTCGGTCACACGGCGGACGTCTCGCAGCCGGTCGAATACGTCGAACGAATTCGTAGAAAAGCCGTCGAACGAACCCGTCGAACCGACTATCGAGAACGGGACGAACTCGAGGCGAAGGGATGGCGGTTACTCGAGCGGTTCGGCCGCTTCCTGATCGACGAGCGGCGTCGCGTTTTGCTCGGGAAGCGTCACGACGTCGTCGGTCGAGAGCGAATACTCGCGGTCGTCGACGCCGAGGATCGAGCCGATGTCTCGGGTGATTTTGACGGTCACGCGGTCGACATCGTCGGCTCCGTCGGCGTCCGGTCCGGAACCGGTGGCGTCGGCGTCCGACTGCGGATCCGCAGTCGATGTCGAATCCACGTTCGATGAATCATCGATCGTCGGCCCGTCGCCTCCCATGACGTCCGCGGGAGTCACACCGCTCGAGTCGTCGCCGGAGTCGCTCTCGGCTCCCACTCCCCCGTCAGCCGCGGCGGTCGACTCGGTATCTGCCGGCGGGTCCTGCGGTGGCACCGGCGGTGTCTCGTCGGCCGTCGTTTGACCGGGCACCGAGTCCAACCCGGTCGCGGGTTCGGAGTCGCCGTCCGGATCGGGCTCGGAACGGCGGTCGTCGGAACCTGGCGGACTCGGATCCCGGGACCCGGACTCGGATACACCCTCGCGTGCCCCGCTACCTGTCTCCGTCTCCGGTCCGCGCTCGGACGCGGTTTCAGCGTCGGCCCCCGCTGCAGCCTCGGTGTCGACGCCCTCTAAGACGTCGAGCACTCGAGACTTGTTCGAGCCGATGCGTTCGACGAGGTCGTCGAAGAGGTCGGCCTCCTCGGCGGTCAGGCCCTCGTCGTCGGCCGCCATGCCGGCCGCGGCGAGGCTGGCCTGTTTGACGAGTTTCCCCATCCGGCGCTCGTAGATCGCCTCGACGACGTCCTTGGCGGTCTCGATCTCGTCGGTGAGCCGGCTCACTTCCGGCGACGAGAAGGGATCGTCGGCCTGCTCGGCGACGCGGTCGCGTTCGTCCTCGAGGGTGGCGATGTACTCGCCGACCTCCTGGTAGAACGAGGGGCGCAGGTTCTGGAGGCTGTCCTTCTGGCGCTCCTTGCTCTGGACCGAACGCAACTCGTCTAAATTCATTCTTTTTCCTTCTCAGCTCTGCCGCGTGCCATCAAGAACACGGCAACGTACTCTGGTACTGACTGGTCACCCTCCGCGACCGTAAAACTATCCCCGCCGAGTTCGACCTCGCCGCCGTCGGTGACGTCGACCGTGATCTCGTGACCCCGAAACGTCTCTGGAACGGCATCGTCTAGCGGATCGAAGCCCGCTATCTCGTCGCGCTCGAGTCGCACCGTCTCCAGTCCGCTCCCACCGTGGAGGCTCCCCGGGAGACGGATGAGCCGATTCGTGTCGGTGGTTACGGGCTCGTCGATCGGCGCGTTGTCGCGCTCGACTGCCTGGTCGGCGAACCGTTCCGCGAGCTGGGCAACCGCGGTGTGGACGGTGACGTTGCCCGCCTCGAGTTGCTCGCGGTTGTTGCGTGCGGCGTTGAGCGTCGCCGTCGCCTTCCCCTCGCCGATCCCGTCAAACTCCTGAAGGCGCGCCAAGGCGCCGGCCTCTTCGAGGGCGAGCAGGTCGTCGATGTAGTCCATCAGGTGGGCGTGCGTGCGGGCTCCCCAGCCCCCCTCGATCTCGAGCGTTCGTCGCTCCGTCGGCGTCTTTCGGCCGAGCCCGGCGACGGTTTCGGTCTCGATCAACTCCTCGAAGTCCAGCCCGATGCCGCGAACGTAGTCGACGATCTCGCGGCGGTGCTCTCGTTCCAGGTGCAGAACGTTCTCGTCGCGGACGTGGACGTGATAGCCGCGACCGCCCGAGAAGACGATCTCGAGGTTCTCGAAGCCGAAATCGCTCTCGAGGAACTCGAGGAGTCGGAGGAGCGCGTCCTTACACTTCGCGAGCATCTCGGCGTAGGAGTCCTCGCCGAGGGTCACGCTCGGCAGGTGATCGGCGTCCAGGTCGAAGACGAGATCGGCGGACTGCCAGTCCTTCTCAGCCATCGAACTCGCGCCGGGGTCGCAAAAGCGACCCGCGGAGAAGTAGACGTGTTGTGGACGTTTCCGAACGAGGAACTCCGAGATATCGCCTAGTTCGAGCAGCGAACGGTGGCGGACCATCGTCGTCTCGGGGCCTTCCGTCCAGGGGATGAACCCCCACTCGCGTTCGTTGGCCGCGGGTGGCGGCGTAATCTCCGTCCGCCGGTAGTGATCACGAAATCGCCCTCGAAGATAGGCTCTCGTTCGCTCCTCCATGCGCCTCGGGTAGTCGTCGGTCGGGGAGTATAACCCTGCCGAATGGTCGGCTTCGCGGGATGACGCCTCGAGGGGAGACCAGCGGGACGGCGATGCGTCGGTCTCCGGAACTGCGAATCCGACGCTAACTGGAGCGGAGTCCCTCGAGCGCCGGTCAGCGCCGCATCAGTTCCGAGATCTTGTCGGTGATGCCGACGTCGGTGCCGAGTTTGAGGTAGTAGGCGTCGCCGCCGTCCTCGTAGTAGTCGTCGATGCGGCGTTTGATCTCGAAGCCGAGGTGTTCGTAGAACTGGAGGGCGTTTTCGTTGCTCGTCCGCGCGTGACACGTGATCGTATCGTGATCCTCCGCTACGCGCGCGACGAGTTGCTTTCCGATCCCTTCGCCGCGGATCTCGGGGGAGACCGCCAGAAAGAGAATGTAGCCGTCGCGTCGAACGGCAGCGAAGCCCACCAGTTTCCCGTCCTGTACGTAACAGTGAACCTTGGAGCGGCGGTAGGCATTCGTAAAGAAGTTCTGTCGCTGTTTGAGGACGCCTTCCCGACGGTTGATCTCCTCTTTGAGCTGCCAGGCTTCGTCGACGAAGTCGTCACTCCCCGGCGTGACGACGCGACTGTCGATATTGACGCTCACTAGCTCTCCCTACCATCGTCGCCAATATAATTCCACCGGCAGTCGTTGATTCGGAACGTCAGCCGCGAGTACTATCGCCGCCATCGGTGGTGATCGCCGTTCCGCTTCGACAATCGTTCGACGGTGACTGTCCGTGACTCGCGATTCAATCGGTGAACAGTTGACGCGTAGCGCTGACGGACGCCGGGAATCGACGGGCATACGACGCCGGTAGTCGAAGGCGTTGACAACGATCGCGATGACACAGGAACGAGGCCGACGGTTCGAACTCCAGGATCACACGGCCGACATCGCCGTCGAGGCGGCCGGCGACTCGCTCGAGGAGGTCTTCGCCGCCGTCGCCGACGGGCTGGCGGCCGCCTCGTGCGACGAAATCGCCGCGGAGACGGGCGAGGTTTTTTCGCTTTCGGTAACCGCGGAGAGCCGTGAGGCCCTGCTGTTCGATTATCTGGACGAACTGATTTACCTGCGAGACGTCCGCGCGGAACTGCCGGTCGATCACCGCGTCGAGACGATCGGAAGACCGACGGATCGGCGGGACGGTGAGGATACCGACGCCGACGACTGGTCGCTCGAGGCCAGCGCCCGCGGCGTCCCCCTCGCCGAACTCGACGCCCGCGAAGTGAAGGCCGTGACGTACTCCGAGATGCGACTCGAGCGCGCGTCCGGAGCCGACGACGAGGACTGGGAGGCGTACGTCGTCTTCGACGTGTGACGGCCCCGTCTTCGATCGATCGAGACCACCGGCGAACACCGGCGGCGACGGCGAACCCGAGCGGGGAACCCGGACGCAGAGACGAACATCTTTGACCGTCGGGACGCGAGAGTCGCGTATGAGCGATACCACGTTCGACGCCGACGGCATCACGCTCGAGAAAGTGCGTGAGTACGTCTGGGAGATCCCGCGGGAGGGCGACATGCGCGTTCCGGCGCGAGTGCTCGCGAGCGAAGCCCTTTTAGAGGAGATCGAGGACGACAAGACCCTCGAGCAGATCAAAAACACGACTCACCTGCCCGGAATCACGAAGCACGCGATCTGTATGCCCGACGGCCATCAGGGCTACGGCTTCCCGGTGGGTGGCGTCGGCGCGCTCGACGCCGAAAACGGCTGCATCTCGCCGGGTGCGGTCGGTTACGACATCAATTGCGGCGTCCGAATGATGCGGACGAACCTGACCTACGACGAGTTACAGGGCCACGAGGAGGAACTCGTCGACTCGCTGTTCACCAACGTTCCGTCGGGGCTCGGCGGCGGTGGCATCGTCGAAGCCGGCGTCGACACGATTGACGAGATCCTCGCCCGCGGCGTCGACTGGGCGCTCGAGAACGGTCACGCCGTCGAGGAAGATCTGCTCCACTGCGAGGACGAGGGGATGCGCGAGGGGGCGGACCCCGAGAAGGTGAGCCAGAAGGCCAAAGACCGCGGCAAGAACCAGATCGGATCGCTCGGATCGGGGAATCACTTCCTCGAGGTCCAGCGCGTCACCGACGTCTTCGACGAGGACGTCGGCGCGGCGTACGGCCTCGAGGAGGACCAGATCGTCGTCCTGATCCACTGCGGGTCGCGCGGATTGGGCCACCAGACGTGCAACGACTACCTGCGAAAGATCGAGAAGCAACACCAGGGGCTGTTGAATCAGCTCCCGGACAAGGAACTCGCGGCCGCGCCCGCGGGCTCACAGCTCGCCGAGGATTACTACGGGGCGATGAACGCGGCGATCAACTTCGCGTGGGTCAACCGGCAGCTGATCATGCACCGGACGCGAAAGGTCTTCGAGCGGGTCTTCGATCGGTCGTGGCGGGAGATGGAGATGGATCTCCTGTACGACGTGGCACACAACATCGCGAAGAAGGAGACCCACACGGTCAACGACAACGGCGACGAACGGGAACTCTACGTCCACCGCAAGGGCGCGACGCGGGCGTTCCCCGCGGGCCACCCCGAGGTCCCGTCGGCCTACCGCGACGTCGGTCAGCCGGTGATCATCCCCGGCAGCATGGGCGCTGGCAGCTACGTCCTCCGAGGCGGCGAGCACTCGATGGATCTCACCTTCGGCTCGACGGCCCACGGTGCCGGCCGACTGATGAGTCGCACGCAGGCCAAAGACGAGTTCTGGGGCGGCGACGTCCAACAGGACCTCGAGGACCAGGACCAGATTTACGTCAAGGCCCAGTCCGGTGCGACCATCGCGGAGGAGGCCCCCGGCGTCTACAAGGACGTCGACGAGGTCGTTCGCGTCTCGGACGAACTCGGCATCGGCGACAGGGTGGCGCGGACGTTCCCCGTGTGTAACATCAAGGGATAGTTCGGGATCGGGGTCTCGTTTCCGCCGCCGATACGCGATCGTCATGCCCCGGGGAGCGAGGAGAAGACGGTGCAGCGCTCGCGTTCAGACGGGGTTATCGGTATCGAGGCGGCGGACGATCGGGACGGACGGTGTCAAGAGCGAACTGCTGAGTAGTGAGGATCCGTACGGCAGTCGTTCACTCGCCGATAAATTTGGAGACGGACGTAGTCACCTTCTCCTGAGCCTCCGGTGAGAGGATATGCTTCTCCCCATCCAGTACCGCCGTCTTTGAGAGGCCGGGTAGGTGGGAACGGGCGCGAGGGACGATCGTCTCGGGCGGGAAAAACGGATCGTGCTCGGCGACGAACAACGCGACTGGTGCGGTGAATCCGCCGAGTTCGTCAGCAGCGGCGGTGGGGAACTCCCGCTCAAGGTTCACGTTCCGCAGTGAAGCGGCGATAGTCTCTCGCACGATCGGATCGGGATCGGGACGCGTGACCATCGCGGTGAGTGTCCGATCTAACAGCCACTCGAACCCGAGGAAACGGTACAGTATTGCGGGAAAACCGACTTTCATCACCGGGATGATCGGGCCGGTCCCGAATCCTGCCGGAACGACCAGTACCGCGCTTTCGATTCTCTCTGGTGCGAGCGCACCGGTTCGGAGGACGATGCCGCCGCCGTAGGAAGTGCCGATCATCGGAGCCGCCTGGACGTCGAACGCATCGAGGAGGTCGACGACCCACTCACCGTACTCATCCCCTCCTGGATCGACCTGCGTCTCGTCGCTGTATCCTGGTTGCCCGATGGTGTCCGGTGCAATCAGTCTGTATTCTTCAGCGAGATCGCTGTACCAATCCAGTGTCAGCGGATTCGTGGCGTTCCCCCCGTGGAAGACGACGACTGGCTCTCCGTTTTCCGGTCCCGCTAAGAGGACGTGCGTGTCACCATGCCGCGTCTCGACGTATCGCTCGTCGACTTCGATTCCGAGGTTCTCGACGGCGGTGGTGTAGACCTCCTCCATCGCCCGTCTCCCAGCCGATGAACGATACATGGACATGAGGCGTTCTGGGGGTTGTCAGGATCGATAAAGTACGTGTTGGTGATACGGCTCCCGTCCGCTGCCATTTCGAGCGAGTCACGCTCGAGGAACCGAGTCGATAGCGATTACCTCCCGTCTACGGCGAGGGTTCCGGCGTCCGCGCCGGAGCGGCGATCATTTCAGCCGAAACGGATTGTCGTCGTCCTCGTCGCCGTCCGTTTCGTCCTCGCTCTCGTACGGTTTCCGCGCCGTTATCGTCACCGTCGCCTCTGGGGTGTCCTCGTCGGCCCACGGGCTGTCGTACGCCGAAATCTCGAGATCGGTGATATCCCACCCCTCCTCCTCGATGAGTTCCACGAGGCGACGCTGGTCGTCGAGCATGTCCTCGTCCATACCGTCCCATTCGAGGGTGATCCGGGTAGTTCTTCCGCCGATCCGCTCGAGCGACCGACGTTATGCGCTCTCGTCTTCCTCTTTCCCGACGTCGATTACTTCCTCGACGAGCGTCCGGTGGGCGCGTCGCAGCCGTTCGGACAGCGCCTGGTGGGAGATGTCGAGTTCGTTCGAGAGGTGCTCCATGTCCATCTCGCGGGGGATCTGGTAGTAACCGCGCTCGAGGGCTTCGACCAGCGTCTCGTACTGGGAGTCGGTCAGGCCGTACCGGCTGTGGCGGTTGTCCTCCATCTGGTGGATCTTCCGAATGTCGATCGTCAACCCCTGCTCGGTCGCGAACTCGTAGGTACTCGAGAGCGAATCCCGTTCGGGAAAGAGGACGCGAAACCGCCACTGCTGGCCCTCGACGCTCGCGTCGAGCACCGTCGCCTTCTCTTCGGTTAACAGATGTATCATGACGGTGACGTTGTCGACCCAGTTCAGCCGATAGAGGCGCTCGTCGTCGAGGTCGGTCAACAGTTCGTACTCCTCGACGCTCGGATCGTCTTCGAGGAGGGCGTCGAGTTCCGCCAGCGTCGACTCGTCGCCGGCGAACCAGACGTACGGCATCACGTGGCCGGGGTCGTACGCGACGACGCGTTCGATCTCGACATCGAGGTCTTCGGTCGCCTCGAGCGTCTGACAGAGTGCAAACTCCACCGCGGGAACGGTCAGTTCGGCGATCGTACTCATGACCGTTCCCTCCACGTCCATCACAAAGAGTAACCGATTCCGTCGGCCATCAATCCGTTGTCAAGTAACGGTGAGCGTCCACAGTCCCCCAGTTCCGAAACCAAAAACGGTTACGAGACGTGCGAACACCCGGCGCGTTTAAGCGGATCCGACTGCAATCTGGTGGTATGCTCACCGACGAGTTCGGACGCGAGGTGACCGGGGTCCGAGTCTCGCTCACCGATCGGTGTAACTTTGACTGTGTTTACTGTCACAACGAGGGGCTGGGCGACACCCGCGGTCCGATGGATCCACAGAACGACGAGATGTCGGCCGACGACGTCGTTCGGTTTCTCGAGGTGGCCGCCGAGTTCGACGTCGACGCCGTCAAGTTCACCGGCGGCGAGCCGATGCTCCGACAGGATCTCGAGGAGATCATCGAACGAACACCCGATCAGATGGAGGTCTCGCTGACGACCAACGGCAGCTTCCTCCCCGGGCGCGCCGAGGCCCTCGTCGACGCCGGTCTCGAGCGGGTCAACGTCTCCCAGGACGCGCTCGATCCGAAGGACTTCGCCGCCATCACCAAGAGCGGTGCCTACGACAAGGTCCTCGAGGGGGTCGAGGCCGCCCTCGAGGCGGGATTAGATCCAGTCAAACTCAACATGGTCGTCTTCGAGCACACCGCGGGTTACGTGCCGGAGATGGTCGACCACGTCGCCGAGAACGACGGCCTCCAGCTCCAGCTGATCGAGTACATGCCCGAACTGACCGGCAAGCCGGAGTGGAACATCGACATTCAGCGAGTTCACGACTGGCTCGAGGAACGGGCCGACGAGGTCGAACACCGGGAGATGCACGATCGGAAGCGCTACTGGATCAGTACCGACGAGCGGAGTTCCTCGTCGGACGACGCCGGCGGCGGGATGGTCGAAATCGTCGATCCGGTCGAGAACCCGACGTTCTGTGCGAACTGCCACCGCGTCCGGGTGACCCACGAGGGCTACCTGAAGGGCTGTCTCAACCGGAACGACGACCTCAAACCGATGGGCGAGATGACGAAACCCGAGATTCGGGAGGCGTACCGCGAGGTCGTCGCGAACCGGGTCCCCTACTACGGCGAGTACATGGTCAAAAACGGCGACGACGAGTGGGAGGTCAACGACAAGTACATCGGAGAGTACGCCGAGATCTGACGCGAACGACTCGTTTTCCGGGCCCAGCCGCCGGCTCATTGCCTCACCGATCAGCGCCTTCGTGACCGTCTGGAATATCCTAATGCCGGCGGATCAGGACCGTTGTGTGCCGAGCCCGACCGTGAACAGAACGGCGGCGAGCAACAGCAACACGGCGGCGGCGACCGGCTGACTGCCGCCGCCGACGAGATAGACGGCGTAGCCGACGGTCCCCGACAGCAATCCGACCGTCAGACTCGAGACGGCGTGGACCGCCTCGAGCCGGCTGGTTCCCGCCTCCCGGCCGAGTTGTGCGCCGAGGTCGACGGCGCTGTGGCCGAGGTCCCACGCCACGACGGTCGCCATCGTCCCGATGACCGTCGGTTCGACCGCCGTCTGCTCGAGGCCGCCGACGACGAGCCCCACGAAGAGCAGTACGGCACCGGTGTCGAGCGCTGGCGGACTGACGCGGACGAGTCCGACAACGAAGACGACGGCCCCGACGGAGCCGACGGCGAGGCCGACGGTCGTTCCCGCGCCGACCGCGAGAAGGGCGAGCAAGACGCCCGCGGCGGCCACCCCGCTGAGGATCAGGGTGGGCCGTCGAGTCACCGTCTCACCGCCGGCTTCCGCCGCGGTCATCGTCGACCACCCGCGTGTCGTGCGATGGCCGTATCGAGAGTGTCGTCGTCGGGCCAGTCGATGACCGGGGTCCGCGCACGCTCGAGGTCGACCCGTCGAAGGTGCCGAGCGACGCGCGCCAGTTGGTGACCCACGGTTCGATCGGCCGTGGGATCCGGACTGACGACCGTTACCGGATGGCCGTGTGCCTCGAGTTGGCGGGCGATACCGACGCTGCCGTCGTCGCAAAGCGGCGTCAGGAAGATGATCTGCGTATCGCTCGGAAGCCGCCGCCGGATCCGTCGGAGCTGTCTTCGCCACCGACACTCGTGGTCCGGCGGGAGCGTCGCGAACTGGGGATGCGTCGCCAGCGCCTCCTGGAACCGGACCTCGTGGTGGCGACCCGACGCCGGCGGGAGCCAGCACGGGTCGGTTCCCGACGGGTCAGTTTCATCCCAGATGAGCGGGCCGATCGCGGCGAGACCGACGGTTTCCCCCGCCGCGAACAGGGACGCGCCGATCCGCCCCGCGGCGTCGACGGATCGATCGACGGCGTGGGCCGCATCGGGTGTTGGCGCGCGGTAGGCCGCCAGTCGAGCGTCGACCAGCACGACCACGCGAGCGGCCCGCTCCTCGTGGAACTCGAGGGTGGCGAGTTCGCCGGTCTTGGCGTGGCGATTCCAGTCGACTCGGTTGAGCGGATCGCTCCGCCGGTACTCCCGAACGGAGTGGATCGTCGTCCCGGAACCGCCGTCGACCGTCCGCACTCGGCCGGCGAACGAGGTCGTGGCCGCCCGAAGCGGAACTGCCGTGGCGAGCGGACGCATCGACGGCTCACAGACGACCGTCGTCTCCGCGTCGATGAGGAACTCGCGTTCCGTCGATCGCGAGAGGTCTCGGGCGAGCACGAGCGCTGGATCGAACTCGTGACTGCCCCGTCGAGCCGTGACGGTGTACTCGAGCGTGACGGCCTCGCCGGGTCGAAGCGCGGTTCCGAGCCGACTCGAGCCGTCGGTGACGGCCAGACTCGCGGGGACGCCGTCGACGATCCGGAGATCGGGAACGAACGCGTCGCTCTCGTTCTCGATCGTGAGGACGACCTCGAGTTCGTCGCCCGGTTCCGGGTCGTCATCGCTCACCGACCGCTCGAGGGAGAGGTCGAGTTCGGGGGGCTCGAGCGCGCGAGCGAAGCCGGCGTAACCGACGCCGACGACGCCCGCGAGGACGACGGCGGGGGACTCGGCGACTGCCCCGACGCCGACGGCGAAGAGTGCAACGGCACCGATACCGGTCCAGTGGTCGGTCGAACGCCGCCGACGGGGTTCGACGCCGTCGACAGAATCGGTCGTCGTCCGCGTCTGTAGCTGGGGGTTCGACCCGGATCCGCCCGCTCGAGTTCGATCGTACGGGTCCCCGCGCACGTCCGGATCGTATTCGTACTCGGGAAGCGGACGATCGCCGTCGGCAGCCGACCGATCGTTTCGGATCGCGGTAATGGCCCGTACGGTGTGACGAACGTTGGACTGAAACGCGGTTTCGCCATCGCCGCTGACGACTGACGCGAGGCGGGTTCGGAGCGACCGCGTCGGAGTCTCGAGACTGTCGGAGAGGAAGGCGGCTGCGATCGGATCGTCGGTCCACGTGCCGTCCTCGAGCCGACGGCTGGCCTGGTCGGTCGAGTCCCCCTCGAATCGGGTCAGGGCGGCGACTGCAGCCGACTTGAGTGCGATGGTGAGCCGACGGCCGTTGGCGACGTAGCCCGTCATCGGCTCACGGAACTCGTCGGCTGCAGCCGAAAGCGATCGACCGGGAGCGGGGACCCCGCTTCGCCGTTCGGGGTCAGGAGTGTCGGTTCGAGAACGGGTGTTGTACCCGCGAGTGAACGCGGATAGTCCGATCCCGACGGCGAGGAGGCCGACGAGCACGATGGTCCCCCGAGCCATACTGAACTCGAGTGCGCCCGCACTGACGGCGAGCGCACAGAGGAGGACGGCGATCCCGAGCGAGACGGCGACGCGGCGGGCGTTCATTCGTCCTCACCCCGCCGGCGCTCGTCGTCGGTGTCGTACCGCTTTTTGTGGGGCTCGTCGGCGGTGGCCCCCTCACGCAGTTGCTGTCCCGTCGAGTCGGCGTACTCGGTCTCGATCCGGCGAAGCACCGCGATCGCTCGCTCCTCTCGCTCCGCCGTCGTCGACGCGTCGCCGTACCTGACGTCTTCGAACAGCCGTGTGAGTTCGTCGACGTGTTCGCGGTCCATCCCGGCGTCGACGGCGGCTCGAGCGAACTCGCGTGGCGTACTCGAGTCGGGGCGGTCGACCTCGAGAGGCTGGGTCATCTCCCGCCACGCGCGATAGACCGCGTTGTCGAAGTCGGCCGCGTCCTCGAGTCGGTCCGCCGCCGCTCCCGCAGCAGTGCCGACGGCGGCGGTCGTTTCGGTCGGAGCCTCCGCTTCCGCCTCGGTGGATCCGGACCCGAGCACGCCGGAGTCGTCCGCGCTGCGCGAGAGGAACAACCCGCCGAGGAAGATTGCTGTAACCACCGCC contains:
- a CDS encoding DedA family protein translates to MIDSLIDASFSFLLAFGLPAVFVVFVFKGAIVGKPLPTSVFLPGYIFAISASRRTIALVVLVASLGYTCGQVLVYAIAARWGIEGVRSLPGVTISDEQVARSNRLFRRYSGAGIFVTNLVPYVGSFILIPAGIASYPLGRATVYAFVSTVLNYVLIVWIVVGSVQFVAGL
- the bcp gene encoding thioredoxin-dependent thiol peroxidase, with product MLDVGDEAPEFELPNQHGDIVRRSDFEGERLVLYFYPRANTDGCTTEACEFNDSQSRFADYDASVVGISDDPVDDIDSFAEEYDLEFDLLSDELGEVATLYDSYGEKQMFGNTFDGVFRNTYLVGPDGRIEAVYEGVSPEGHAEEVLEELEAKSAEVTS
- the priS gene encoding DNA primase small subunit PriS, yielding MEERTRAYLRGRFRDHYRRTEITPPPAANEREWGFIPWTEGPETTMVRHRSLLELGDISEFLVRKRPQHVYFSAGRFCDPGASSMAEKDWQSADLVFDLDADHLPSVTLGEDSYAEMLAKCKDALLRLLEFLESDFGFENLEIVFSGGRGYHVHVRDENVLHLEREHRREIVDYVRGIGLDFEELIETETVAGLGRKTPTERRTLEIEGGWGARTHAHLMDYIDDLLALEEAGALARLQEFDGIGEGKATATLNAARNNREQLEAGNVTVHTAVAQLAERFADQAVERDNAPIDEPVTTDTNRLIRLPGSLHGGSGLETVRLERDEIAGFDPLDDAVPETFRGHEITVDVTDGGEVELGGDSFTVAEGDQSVPEYVAVFLMARGRAEKEKE
- a CDS encoding GNAT family N-acetyltransferase; its protein translation is MSVNIDSRVVTPGSDDFVDEAWQLKEEINRREGVLKQRQNFFTNAYRRSKVHCYVQDGKLVGFAAVRRDGYILFLAVSPEIRGEGIGKQLVARVAEDHDTITCHARTSNENALQFYEHLGFEIKRRIDDYYEDGGDAYYLKLGTDVGITDKISELMRR
- a CDS encoding archease; the encoded protein is MTQERGRRFELQDHTADIAVEAAGDSLEEVFAAVADGLAAASCDEIAAETGEVFSLSVTAESREALLFDYLDELIYLRDVRAELPVDHRVETIGRPTDRRDGEDTDADDWSLEASARGVPLAELDAREVKAVTYSEMRLERASGADDEDWEAYVVFDV
- a CDS encoding RtcB family protein; protein product: MSDTTFDADGITLEKVREYVWEIPREGDMRVPARVLASEALLEEIEDDKTLEQIKNTTHLPGITKHAICMPDGHQGYGFPVGGVGALDAENGCISPGAVGYDINCGVRMMRTNLTYDELQGHEEELVDSLFTNVPSGLGGGGIVEAGVDTIDEILARGVDWALENGHAVEEDLLHCEDEGMREGADPEKVSQKAKDRGKNQIGSLGSGNHFLEVQRVTDVFDEDVGAAYGLEEDQIVVLIHCGSRGLGHQTCNDYLRKIEKQHQGLLNQLPDKELAAAPAGSQLAEDYYGAMNAAINFAWVNRQLIMHRTRKVFERVFDRSWREMEMDLLYDVAHNIAKKETHTVNDNGDERELYVHRKGATRAFPAGHPEVPSAYRDVGQPVIIPGSMGAGSYVLRGGEHSMDLTFGSTAHGAGRLMSRTQAKDEFWGGDVQQDLEDQDQIYVKAQSGATIAEEAPGVYKDVDEVVRVSDELGIGDRVARTFPVCNIKG
- a CDS encoding alpha/beta fold hydrolase — translated: MEEVYTTAVENLGIEVDERYVETRHGDTHVLLAGPENGEPVVVFHGGNATNPLTLDWYSDLAEEYRLIAPDTIGQPGYSDETQVDPGGDEYGEWVVDLLDAFDVQAAPMIGTSYGGGIVLRTGALAPERIESAVLVVPAGFGTGPIIPVMKVGFPAILYRFLGFEWLLDRTLTAMVTRPDPDPIVRETIAASLRNVNLEREFPTAAADELGGFTAPVALFVAEHDPFFPPETIVPRARSHLPGLSKTAVLDGEKHILSPEAQEKVTTSVSKFIGE
- a CDS encoding helix-turn-helix domain-containing protein, giving the protein MSTIAELTVPAVEFALCQTLEATEDLDVEIERVVAYDPGHVMPYVWFAGDESTLAELDALLEDDPSVEEYELLTDLDDERLYRLNWVDNVTVMIHLLTEEKATVLDASVEGQQWRFRVLFPERDSLSSTYEFATEQGLTIDIRKIHQMEDNRHSRYGLTDSQYETLVEALERGYYQIPREMDMEHLSNELDISHQALSERLRRAHRTLVEEVIDVGKEEDESA
- the moaA gene encoding GTP 3',8-cyclase MoaA; this translates as MLTDEFGREVTGVRVSLTDRCNFDCVYCHNEGLGDTRGPMDPQNDEMSADDVVRFLEVAAEFDVDAVKFTGGEPMLRQDLEEIIERTPDQMEVSLTTNGSFLPGRAEALVDAGLERVNVSQDALDPKDFAAITKSGAYDKVLEGVEAALEAGLDPVKLNMVVFEHTAGYVPEMVDHVAENDGLQLQLIEYMPELTGKPEWNIDIQRVHDWLEERADEVEHREMHDRKRYWISTDERSSSSDDAGGGMVEIVDPVENPTFCANCHRVRVTHEGYLKGCLNRNDDLKPMGEMTKPEIREAYREVVANRVPYYGEYMVKNGDDEWEVNDKYIGEYAEI
- a CDS encoding DUF7519 family protein codes for the protein MTAAEAGGETVTRRPTLILSGVAAAGVLLALLAVGAGTTVGLAVGSVGAVVFVVGLVRVSPPALDTGAVLLFVGLVVGGLEQTAVEPTVIGTMATVVAWDLGHSAVDLGAQLGREAGTSRLEAVHAVSSLTVGLLSGTVGYAVYLVGGGSQPVAAAVLLLLAAVLFTVGLGTQRS